A part of Micromonospora chersina genomic DNA contains:
- a CDS encoding acyl-CoA dehydrogenase — protein sequence MTHYKSNLRDLEFNLFEVFGADRTFGQAPYTDLDVDTARSFLSEVDRLAREDLAASYSDSDRNPPVFDPATHTAPLPESFKKSYQAFMDSEFWRLDLPEALGGTNAPRALWWSLAELVLGANAPIWMYASGPSFAHVLHVEGTEQQKKWARLFIEKQWGSTMVLTEPDAGSDVGAGRTRAIQQPDGSWHIEGVKRFITSGEHDLTDNIVHYVLARPVGVEGVGGPGTKGLSLFVVPKFHFDEETGELGERNGVFATNVEHKMGLKVSNTCEVTFGEHGVPAKGWLLGEKHDGIRQMFMIIEYARMMVGTKAIATLSTGYLNALEYAKNRVQGADLVQQTDKTAPRVTITHHPDVRRSLLMQKSYAEGLRALVCYTATWQDKVAVAEAAGDEKATKLAKRVNDLLLPLVKGVGSERAYELLGHESLQTFGGSGFLQDYPLEQYVRDAKIDTLYEGTTAIQSLDLIFRKIVRDNGKALMAVAGEIQEFIASEAGNGQLKEERQALGKALGEIQNILGVMMGWLTEAQGGDARALYKVGLSSRRFLLAIGDLVVGWLLQKQADVALKALGGEVSASDKAFYTGKVAAARFFAREVLPRIGADRRIIEGADLEIMDLPEEAF from the coding sequence ATGACCCACTACAAGAGCAACCTTCGGGACCTCGAGTTCAACCTCTTCGAGGTCTTCGGGGCGGACCGGACGTTCGGCCAGGCGCCGTACACGGACCTGGACGTCGACACCGCCCGTAGCTTCCTCTCCGAGGTCGACCGCCTGGCCCGCGAGGACCTGGCCGCCAGCTACTCGGACAGCGACCGCAACCCGCCGGTCTTCGACCCGGCGACGCACACCGCGCCGCTGCCGGAGTCGTTCAAGAAGTCCTACCAGGCGTTCATGGACTCGGAGTTCTGGCGGCTGGACCTGCCGGAGGCCCTCGGCGGCACCAACGCCCCGCGCGCCCTCTGGTGGTCGCTCGCCGAGCTGGTGCTCGGCGCCAACGCCCCGATCTGGATGTACGCCTCCGGCCCGTCCTTCGCGCACGTGCTGCACGTCGAGGGCACCGAGCAGCAGAAGAAGTGGGCCCGCCTCTTCATCGAGAAGCAGTGGGGCTCGACCATGGTGCTGACCGAGCCGGACGCCGGCTCGGACGTGGGCGCCGGTCGCACCCGGGCGATCCAGCAGCCTGACGGCTCGTGGCACATCGAGGGCGTGAAGCGCTTCATCACCTCGGGCGAGCACGACCTGACCGACAACATCGTCCACTACGTGCTGGCCCGCCCGGTCGGCGTCGAGGGCGTCGGCGGCCCGGGCACCAAGGGCCTGTCCCTCTTCGTCGTGCCGAAGTTCCACTTCGACGAGGAGACCGGCGAGCTGGGCGAGCGCAACGGCGTCTTCGCCACGAACGTCGAGCACAAGATGGGCCTGAAGGTCTCCAACACCTGCGAGGTGACCTTCGGCGAGCACGGCGTGCCGGCCAAGGGTTGGCTGCTCGGCGAGAAGCACGACGGCATCCGGCAGATGTTCATGATCATCGAGTACGCCCGGATGATGGTCGGCACCAAGGCGATCGCCACCCTCTCCACCGGTTACCTGAACGCCCTGGAGTACGCCAAGAACCGGGTGCAGGGGGCCGACCTGGTCCAGCAGACCGACAAGACCGCCCCGCGGGTGACGATCACCCACCACCCGGACGTGCGCCGCTCGCTGCTCATGCAGAAGTCGTACGCCGAGGGCCTGCGGGCGCTGGTCTGCTACACGGCCACCTGGCAGGACAAGGTGGCGGTCGCCGAGGCGGCCGGCGACGAGAAGGCCACCAAGCTGGCCAAGCGGGTCAACGACCTGCTCCTCCCGCTGGTCAAGGGTGTCGGCTCGGAGCGGGCGTACGAGCTGCTCGGCCACGAGTCGCTCCAGACCTTCGGCGGCTCCGGCTTCCTCCAGGACTACCCCCTGGAGCAGTACGTCCGGGACGCCAAGATCGACACCCTGTACGAGGGCACGACCGCGATCCAGAGCCTCGACCTGATCTTCCGGAAGATCGTCCGGGACAACGGCAAGGCGCTCATGGCGGTCGCCGGCGAGATCCAGGAGTTCATCGCCTCCGAGGCCGGCAACGGCCAGCTCAAGGAGGAGCGGCAGGCGCTCGGCAAGGCGCTCGGCGAGATCCAGAACATCCTCGGCGTGATGATGGGCTGGCTGACCGAGGCCCAGGGCGGCGACGCCCGCGCCCTCTACAAGGTCGGCCTGAGCAGCCGCCGGTTCCTGCTGGCGATCGGCGACCTGGTGGTCGGCTGGCTGCTCCAGAAGCAGGCGGACGTGGCGCTGAAGGCCCTCGGCGGCGAGGTCTCCGCCAGCGACAAGGCGTTCTACACCGGCAAGGTGGCCGCCGCCCGGTTCTTCGCCCGCGAGGTGCTGCCCCGCATCGGCGCCGACCGGCGGATCATCGAGGGCGCCGACCTGGAGATCATGGACCTCCCGGAGGAGGCGTTCTGA
- a CDS encoding DUF6458 family protein: MGIGSAIFLIALGAIMTFAIRANVWWIDLRAVGWVFILAGLGVLLTTLWFWQDRRKRARTLIVEENRLSHPTAMMPPPPDPPPPTAPPS; the protein is encoded by the coding sequence ATGGGCATTGGCAGCGCCATCTTTCTCATCGCGCTCGGCGCGATCATGACCTTCGCCATCCGGGCCAACGTCTGGTGGATCGACCTGCGCGCGGTCGGCTGGGTGTTCATCCTGGCCGGACTGGGCGTGCTGCTCACCACGCTCTGGTTCTGGCAGGACCGGCGCAAGCGCGCACGCACGCTCATCGTGGAGGAGAACCGGCTGTCCCACCCGACCGCCATGATGCCCCCGCCGCCGGACCCGCCGCCGCCCACCGCGCCGCCGTCCTGA
- a CDS encoding MerR family transcriptional regulator, which produces MELLTIGAFARAARLTPKALRLYDELGLLPPAAVDPHSGYRYYAPAQLDRARLIAALRRAGMPLAEIQAVCGLPPDAAAEAVDAWWRQVSADTVARGRAVALLVDQLTERGTTMSDTTFRYAVRCETGAVRDSNEDTAYASATLLAVADGMRGPGGAAASTAAVDALRPLEPAEAPAGDLLAALADAVGAADRAVRAHAAGDHQPVTTLTAILRRGTRLALVHVGDTRAYLLRGGELSRLTQDHTYVQSLVDQGRLSLAEAGAHPQRALLARALGAGEVEADLALRTALPGDRYLLCSDGLAAVVGPEALHATLAGADDPETAVERLVDLAYAAGAPDNVACVVADLVTA; this is translated from the coding sequence GTGGAGCTGCTGACCATCGGGGCGTTCGCCCGCGCGGCACGCCTGACACCGAAGGCGCTGCGGCTCTACGACGAGCTGGGGCTGCTGCCACCGGCCGCCGTCGACCCGCACTCGGGCTACCGGTACTACGCGCCGGCCCAGCTCGACCGGGCGCGGCTGATCGCCGCGCTGCGCCGGGCCGGCATGCCGCTGGCCGAGATCCAGGCCGTCTGCGGCCTGCCGCCGGACGCCGCCGCCGAGGCGGTCGACGCCTGGTGGCGTCAGGTCAGCGCCGACACGGTGGCCCGCGGGCGCGCCGTCGCGCTCCTCGTCGACCAGCTCACCGAGAGGGGCACCACCATGTCCGACACCACCTTCCGGTACGCCGTCCGCTGCGAGACCGGCGCCGTCCGGGACTCCAACGAGGACACCGCGTACGCCAGCGCGACGCTGCTCGCCGTGGCGGACGGCATGCGGGGCCCAGGCGGGGCCGCCGCCAGCACCGCGGCCGTGGACGCGTTGCGGCCGCTGGAGCCGGCCGAAGCGCCGGCCGGTGACCTGCTCGCCGCGCTGGCCGACGCGGTGGGCGCGGCCGACCGGGCGGTACGCGCGCACGCCGCCGGCGACCACCAGCCGGTCACCACGCTCACCGCCATCCTGCGGCGCGGCACCCGGCTGGCCCTCGTGCACGTCGGGGACACCCGGGCGTACCTGCTGCGCGGCGGCGAGCTGTCCCGGCTCACCCAGGACCACACCTACGTCCAGTCGCTCGTCGACCAGGGAAGGCTCAGCCTGGCCGAGGCCGGGGCGCACCCGCAGCGGGCCCTGCTGGCCCGGGCCCTCGGTGCCGGCGAGGTCGAGGCCGATCTCGCGCTGCGGACGGCGCTGCCCGGCGACCGCTACCTGCTCTGCTCCGACGGGCTCGCCGCGGTGGTCGGCCCCGAGGCGCTGCACGCCACGCTCGCCGGGGCGGACGACCCGGAGACCGCCGTCGAGCGCCTGGTCGACCTCGCGTACGCGGCCGGCGCGCCCGACAACGTCGCGTGCGTGGTCGCCGACCTGGTGACGGCGTAG
- a CDS encoding PP2C family protein-serine/threonine phosphatase, protein MLCGVRTQPFQSGHGPLSPGSRAGLGAALALLAIVSAVELADGRPAHYVALMVAAPFLAAALASWRVVLGVGLLATGIGAAFALAEQTMSLVTAVNVAGIALATAIAGAVAAVRQRQSERIAELSRLASVAQQAVLRPLGPQVGTLAVAARYISSTATAEIGGDLYEAMDTPYGVRMIIGDVRGKGLDAVRLASIVLGSYRHVAYERADLRAVVTDLDRAVARNVGDEDFVTAALVEERGGTLTIVNCGHPPPLLLRRGAVIPLEPPAPAPPLGFMPVVRPRVERLEPGDRLLLFTDGLGEARRDGEFFPTADRAWRLLGHGTVADGLASLETALVEWVHGRLDDDIALVLMEYTGPRSATAAPVPSWEVGAAES, encoded by the coding sequence ATGCTGTGCGGTGTACGCACGCAACCCTTCCAGTCGGGCCACGGCCCGCTGAGCCCCGGATCCCGCGCCGGTCTCGGCGCGGCCCTCGCGCTGCTCGCGATCGTCTCCGCCGTGGAACTGGCCGACGGCCGTCCCGCGCACTACGTCGCGCTGATGGTGGCCGCCCCGTTCCTCGCCGCCGCGCTCGCGTCCTGGCGGGTGGTGCTCGGGGTGGGCCTGCTCGCCACCGGGATCGGGGCCGCGTTCGCCCTCGCCGAGCAGACCATGTCGCTGGTCACCGCGGTCAACGTGGCCGGCATCGCGCTGGCCACCGCGATCGCCGGCGCCGTGGCGGCGGTACGCCAGCGCCAGTCCGAGCGGATCGCCGAGCTGTCCCGGCTCGCCTCGGTCGCCCAGCAGGCGGTGCTCCGGCCGCTGGGCCCACAGGTCGGCACGCTGGCGGTGGCCGCCCGCTACATCTCCTCCACGGCGACCGCCGAGATCGGCGGCGACCTCTACGAGGCGATGGACACCCCGTACGGCGTCCGCATGATCATCGGTGACGTGCGCGGCAAGGGGCTGGACGCGGTCCGGCTGGCGAGCATCGTCCTCGGCTCCTACCGGCACGTGGCGTACGAGCGGGCCGACCTGCGCGCCGTGGTGACCGACCTGGACCGGGCGGTGGCCCGCAACGTGGGCGACGAGGACTTCGTGACCGCCGCGCTGGTCGAGGAGCGGGGCGGCACACTCACCATCGTCAACTGCGGCCACCCGCCGCCGCTGCTGCTGCGCCGGGGCGCGGTGATCCCGCTGGAACCGCCCGCGCCCGCGCCGCCGCTCGGCTTCATGCCGGTGGTCCGGCCCCGGGTCGAGCGGCTGGAGCCCGGCGACCGCCTGCTCCTCTTCACCGACGGGCTGGGCGAGGCGCGCCGGGACGGGGAGTTCTTCCCGACCGCCGACCGGGCCTGGCGGCTGCTCGGCCACGGCACCGTCGCCGACGGTCTCGCCTCACTGGAGACCGCCCTTGTCGAGTGGGTGCACGGCCGGCTCGACGACGACATCGCGCTGGTCCTCATGGAGTACACCGGGCCGCGCAGCGCCACCGCGGCGCCCGTGCCGAGCTGGGAGGTCGGCGCGGCGGAGAGCTGA
- a CDS encoding LLM class flavin-dependent oxidoreductase: MRIGIVILPDQRWSDSRRRWQQADEWGFDHAWTYDHLGWRDLVDGPWFDSMTTLTAAATVTSRIRLGTLVASPNFRHPAAFARQITALDDVSGGRVLLGLGAGGIGFDSAVLGGETLPPRQRVDRFAEFTELLDLILREDGTTWRGEWFAAVDARNNPGCVQQPRVPFVVAANGPRSMRLVARFGQGWVTTGLGGDDLESWWSTVAELSARLDATLEQAGRDPATLDRYLSLDSAPVFSLRSADFFAEQVARAARLGFTDVVTHWPRASSWYAGDEAVLVEAAELLPELRRA; this comes from the coding sequence ATGCGAATTGGCATCGTGATCCTGCCCGACCAGCGCTGGTCGGACTCCCGGCGGCGCTGGCAGCAGGCGGACGAGTGGGGCTTCGACCACGCCTGGACCTACGACCACCTGGGGTGGCGCGACCTGGTCGACGGCCCCTGGTTCGACTCGATGACCACGCTCACCGCCGCCGCGACGGTGACCTCCCGGATCCGCCTCGGGACCCTGGTCGCCTCGCCGAACTTCCGGCACCCGGCGGCGTTCGCCCGGCAGATCACCGCGCTGGACGACGTCTCCGGGGGCCGGGTGCTGCTCGGCCTGGGCGCGGGCGGCATCGGCTTCGACTCGGCGGTTCTCGGCGGGGAGACCCTGCCGCCCCGGCAGCGGGTCGACCGGTTCGCCGAGTTCACCGAGCTGCTCGACCTGATCCTGCGGGAGGACGGCACGACCTGGCGGGGCGAGTGGTTCGCCGCGGTCGACGCGCGGAACAATCCCGGCTGCGTCCAGCAGCCCCGGGTGCCGTTCGTGGTCGCCGCGAACGGGCCCCGCTCGATGCGGCTGGTCGCCCGCTTCGGGCAGGGCTGGGTGACCACCGGGCTGGGCGGCGACGACCTGGAGAGCTGGTGGTCGACCGTGGCGGAGCTGTCCGCCCGGCTGGACGCGACGCTGGAGCAGGCCGGGCGCGACCCGGCCACTTTGGACCGCTACCTGTCGCTGGACTCGGCGCCGGTCTTCTCGCTGCGCAGCGCGGATTTCTTCGCCGAGCAGGTGGCCCGGGCCGCGCGGCTGGGCTTCACCGACGTGGTGACCCACTGGCCGCGCGCCAGCAGCTGGTACGCGGGCGACGAGGCGGTGCTGGTCGAGGCGGCGGAGCTGCTGCCGGAGCTGCGCCGGGCCTGA
- a CDS encoding phosphoribosyltransferase: protein MGGVLSRRLVELFRWVDPGPGSSHLVSDLSGWWRDPEVLAGVGPALAGLFPAARPTVVIAPEVTGLLLGPLVAVAAGAGFLPAYKDGGERRRVGPMRWAETPPDYRGRQLRIGVDARRLGPGDRVLLADDWVATGAQLDALHRLVRDSGAEFVGTAALVATCPAPVAERLRLRALLTGEQLP from the coding sequence ATGGGGGGCGTGCTGAGCCGACGCCTGGTCGAGCTGTTCCGCTGGGTCGACCCCGGCCCGGGGAGCAGTCACCTCGTCAGTGACCTCTCCGGCTGGTGGCGGGATCCCGAGGTGCTCGCCGGGGTCGGGCCCGCCCTGGCCGGCCTCTTCCCGGCCGCCCGGCCGACCGTGGTGATCGCCCCCGAGGTGACCGGGCTGCTGCTGGGTCCACTGGTCGCGGTGGCCGCCGGCGCGGGGTTCCTGCCGGCGTACAAGGACGGCGGGGAGCGGCGCCGGGTCGGGCCGATGCGCTGGGCCGAGACACCCCCGGACTACCGGGGCCGGCAGCTCCGGATCGGCGTGGACGCCCGCCGGCTGGGCCCCGGCGACCGGGTGCTGCTTGCCGACGACTGGGTGGCCACCGGGGCGCAGCTCGACGCGCTGCACCGCCTGGTCCGGGACAGCGGGGCCGAGTTCGTGGGCACCGCCGCGCTCGTGGCGACCTGTCCGGCGCCGGTCGCCGAGCGGCTCCGGCTGCGCGCACTGCTCACCGGGGAACAGCTGCCCTGA
- a CDS encoding septal ring lytic transglycosylase RlpA family protein — translation MAGRHLRTRKFSSPAGIAATAAVGVVLAVGGTVGAVQLTSAEPAAGPAAVEALPSTLAPTSASPSASPSASPSLSPSPKATPTRTQAASRSKTRTASPKPTAKKTTTAPKVVDSGSCGASFYDEGQMTANGETFNPDALTAAHKTLPFNTRVRVTNPTNGKSVVVRINDRGPYIDGRCIDLSRAAFAAIASTDLGELTVRYEVLG, via the coding sequence GTGGCTGGTAGGCACCTTCGTACCCGCAAGTTCTCCTCGCCGGCCGGCATCGCCGCCACCGCGGCCGTCGGCGTGGTGCTGGCCGTCGGCGGCACCGTCGGCGCGGTCCAGCTCACCTCGGCCGAGCCCGCCGCCGGGCCGGCCGCGGTCGAGGCCCTGCCCAGCACCCTCGCCCCCACCTCGGCGTCCCCCTCCGCCTCGCCGAGCGCGTCGCCGAGCCTCAGCCCCTCGCCGAAGGCCACCCCGACCCGGACGCAGGCGGCCTCCCGGAGCAAGACCCGGACCGCCAGCCCGAAGCCGACCGCGAAGAAGACCACCACCGCCCCGAAGGTCGTGGACAGCGGCTCCTGCGGCGCGTCCTTCTACGACGAGGGCCAGATGACGGCCAACGGCGAGACGTTCAACCCGGACGCGCTGACCGCCGCGCACAAGACCCTGCCCTTCAACACGAGGGTCCGGGTGACCAACCCGACCAACGGCAAGTCGGTCGTGGTGCGGATCAACGACCGCGGCCCGTACATCGACGGCCGGTGCATCGACCTGTCCCGGGCCGCCTTCGCCGCGATCGCCTCGACCGACCTCGGCGAGCTGACCGTCAGGTACGAGGTCCTCGGCTGA
- a CDS encoding PadR family transcriptional regulator, with the protein MREPTFLILTALAGGPRHGYGIIQEVAQLSATRVKLLPGTLYTALDRLTAQALVEPDREEVVDGRLRRYYRLTPAGLDALTTETARLRELATAAETRLRALRPRTA; encoded by the coding sequence ATGCGGGAGCCCACCTTCCTGATTCTCACCGCGCTCGCCGGCGGCCCCCGGCACGGCTACGGGATCATCCAGGAGGTCGCCCAGCTCTCCGCCACGCGCGTCAAACTGCTGCCCGGCACGCTCTACACCGCGCTGGACCGGCTCACCGCGCAGGCCCTCGTCGAGCCCGACCGCGAGGAGGTGGTCGACGGCCGGCTGCGCCGCTACTACCGGCTCACCCCCGCCGGCCTCGACGCCCTCACCACCGAGACCGCCCGGCTGCGCGAGCTCGCCACCGCAGCCGAGACCCGGCTGCGCGCCCTGCGCCCCCGCACCGCCTGA
- a CDS encoding ASCH domain-containing protein, producing the protein MWPRIGGLRTLALGTPGELRTTLNTLVLSGVKTATAGLLTDEYAAENEELEHVGERLVLVDDDDKLIGVVEVTGVEVVRFADVSWDFARAEGEGDRSIEEWREGHRRYWARVGFPVDDDSQVVCIRFRLVSAGDGGISTGDLGT; encoded by the coding sequence ATGTGGCCCCGCATCGGTGGACTCCGCACCCTCGCCCTCGGCACGCCCGGCGAGCTGCGCACCACCCTCAACACCCTCGTCCTGTCGGGCGTGAAGACCGCCACGGCCGGCCTGCTGACCGACGAGTACGCCGCCGAGAACGAGGAGTTGGAACACGTCGGCGAACGGCTGGTCCTGGTCGACGACGACGACAAGCTGATCGGCGTCGTCGAGGTCACCGGCGTCGAGGTGGTCCGCTTCGCCGACGTGTCCTGGGACTTCGCCCGTGCCGAGGGGGAGGGCGACCGGTCCATCGAGGAGTGGCGCGAGGGGCACCGCCGCTACTGGGCCCGGGTCGGCTTTCCCGTCGACGACGACAGCCAGGTGGTCTGCATCCGGTTCCGGCTGGTCTCCGCAGGGGACGGCGGGATCAGCACCGGCGACCTGGGCACCTGA
- a CDS encoding questin oxidase family protein — protein sequence MDDGILDEAYQRLHRTGPEFEGWLSNHGPMAVEALVRHGHGARVHRWLDDYLRRLDELPRGLRPVDDWRAALGDPKRAGDWLAHFDRELRERPWREVLGEWWPRLLPGIAAGATHGVIRVGHAVRVLRSDGENPKRLAELGQALGYWAARWQPVPGAGPLTGRSDVPAALAAVPRIPTQTGGIRDRLGRLPDLPGWSGAVSALRPPVDPAGAERTLTELVHRAGLDYLRFGHGNPVMLVHAVTAPTAVLRTLPALDPALWAPSVAAAWSATAAVTSVYAPPTPAPAPAVSDGGPAEVFARAARHGDAHVVKLADAVLEAHAATGDARVLAAAGYAGQLI from the coding sequence ATGGACGACGGCATCCTCGACGAGGCGTACCAACGGCTGCACCGGACCGGCCCGGAGTTCGAAGGCTGGCTCTCGAACCACGGACCGATGGCGGTCGAGGCGCTGGTCCGCCACGGCCACGGCGCCCGGGTGCACCGCTGGCTGGACGACTACCTGCGCCGGCTCGACGAGCTGCCCCGCGGCCTGCGTCCGGTCGACGACTGGCGGGCCGCGCTGGGCGACCCGAAACGGGCCGGCGACTGGCTCGCCCACTTCGACCGGGAGCTGCGCGAGCGACCCTGGCGCGAGGTGCTCGGCGAATGGTGGCCACGGCTGCTGCCGGGCATCGCGGCCGGCGCCACACACGGGGTGATCCGGGTCGGGCACGCGGTGCGGGTGCTGCGCAGCGACGGGGAGAACCCGAAGCGGCTGGCCGAGCTGGGCCAGGCGCTCGGTTACTGGGCCGCGCGCTGGCAGCCGGTGCCCGGCGCCGGCCCGCTCACCGGGCGGTCCGACGTGCCGGCCGCGCTCGCCGCGGTGCCCCGGATCCCGACGCAGACCGGCGGGATCCGGGACCGGCTGGGCCGGCTGCCCGACCTGCCCGGGTGGTCCGGCGCGGTGTCGGCGCTGCGCCCGCCGGTCGACCCGGCCGGAGCCGAGCGGACCCTCACCGAGCTGGTGCACCGGGCCGGGCTCGACTACCTCCGGTTCGGGCACGGCAACCCGGTGATGCTGGTGCACGCGGTGACCGCGCCGACCGCTGTGCTGCGTACCCTGCCGGCCCTGGATCCGGCGCTCTGGGCGCCGAGCGTCGCCGCGGCCTGGTCCGCCACGGCCGCCGTGACCTCGGTGTACGCCCCACCCACGCCGGCCCCCGCACCGGCGGTGAGCGACGGCGGGCCCGCTGAGGTGTTCGCCCGGGCCGCCCGGCACGGCGACGCGCACGTGGTGAAGCTGGCCGACGCGGTGCTGGAGGCGCACGCCGCCACGGGCGACGCCCGGGTGCTGGCCGCCGCCGGCTACGCCGGTCAGCTCATCTGA